A DNA window from Brassica napus cultivar Da-Ae chromosome C1, Da-Ae, whole genome shotgun sequence contains the following coding sequences:
- the LOC106375433 gene encoding gamma-glutamylcyclotransferase 2-2, whose protein sequence is MVMWVFGYGSLVWNPGFHYDEKVLGFIKGYKRVFDLACIDHRGTPEHPARTCTLEKDEEAICWGAAFCVRGGPEKERLAMEYLERRECEYDLKTCVDFYKEDDPLKPSVTGVIVFTSTPDKVSNKYYLGPAPLEDMARQIATANGPCGNNRDYLFLLEKAMHDIGHEEDYVIELANEVRKVLAESSMKKVTPVKEPRASRVVNKAKSNVPTAHQILPHQPEAVATTI, encoded by the exons ATGGTGATGTGGGTCTTTGGATATGGCTCTCTTGTGTGGAACCCAGGATTTCATTACGATGAGAAAGTGCTTGGTTTCATCAAGGGATATAAACGTGTCTTTGATCTTG CTTGCATTGATCACAGAGGTACACCAGAACACCCTGCAAGAACTTGCACACtcgagaaagatgaagaagccATATGC TGGGGTGCTGCATTCTGTGTCCGTGGAGGGCCAGAAAAGGAACGTCTGGCTATGGAG TACTTGGAACGTAGAGAGTGCGAATATGATCTCAAGACATGTGTGGACTTTTACAAG GAAGATGATCCCCTGAAGCCATCTGTAACTGGAGTGATAGT ATTCACTTCTACTCCAGACAAGGTCTCCAATAAGTATTACCTTGGACCTGCGCCATTAGAAGACATGGCAAG ACAAATTGCGACAGCCAATGGACCATGTGGTAACAACAGAGATTACCTCTTCCTGCTAGAGAAGGCAATGCACGATATCG GGCATGAGGAGGATTATGTTATAGAGCTGGCAAACGAGGTGAGGAAAGTTCTAGCGGAGTCCTCGATGAAGAAAGTGACACCCGTGAAGGAACCAAGAGCTAGCCGTGTGGTTAACAAGGCAAAGAGCAATGTCCCCACGGCTCATCAGATACTTCCTCATCAACCTGAAGCTGTTGCCACTACGATATAG